A window of Elusimicrobiota bacterium contains these coding sequences:
- a CDS encoding divalent-cation tolerance protein CutA — protein MKYAVVFVTAANDKEAKKIVEDVVKAKLVACANIVGKINSIYWWQGKKERAPEVLLIMKTKISLAKKLIKKIKMIHSYKVPEIIFLPIIAGNPDYLKWIGEETK, from the coding sequence ATGAAATATGCGGTGGTTTTTGTTACAGCGGCAAATGATAAGGAAGCGAAAAAAATTGTCGAAGATGTTGTAAAGGCAAAATTAGTTGCATGTGCGAATATTGTTGGGAAAATTAATTCAATATACTGGTGGCAGGGAAAGAAAGAAAGGGCACCGGAAGTTCTTTTGATAATGAAAACGAAAATATCGTTGGCAAAAAAACTTATTAAAAAAATTAAAATGATACATTCTTATAAGGTTCCGGAAATAATTTTTCTGCCGATAATAGCAGGTAATCCTGATTACCTTAAATGGATTGGGGAAGAGACAAAATGA